A genome region from Balneolaceae bacterium includes the following:
- a CDS encoding TraR/DksA C4-type zinc finger protein, which translates to MSPEEKEQLETIVRDKITETKEEIAQLKELTKPIKPDNAYGRLSRMDAINNKTINDAALREQKSRLQKLERALERIDDGSYGRCLKCGGDIATGRLKFMPWTSRCVNCA; encoded by the coding sequence ATGAGTCCGGAAGAGAAAGAGCAATTGGAGACGATCGTACGTGACAAGATCACGGAAACCAAAGAGGAAATCGCCCAGCTGAAAGAGCTGACCAAGCCCATAAAACCTGATAACGCCTACGGGAGGCTATCACGGATGGACGCAATCAACAACAAGACGATCAACGACGCCGCGCTTCGGGAGCAAAAAAGCCGCCTTCAAAAGCTCGAACGCGCACTGGAGCGCATCGATGATGGTAGCTACGGCCGATGTCTCAAGTGCGGCGGAGACATCGCCACCGGCCGCCTGAAGTTCATGCCCTGGACCTCCCGGTGCGTCAACTGCGCCTGA
- a CDS encoding DoxX family protein — protein MTSAGFLRTDDARTTLLIRIMVGAVFLSEGVQKFLYPAQRGVGRFEGMGFPAPEFFGPFVGAVEIAAGALILAGLLTRGGALLTFLIMTVAIVVTKLPIVFGTSFGPFVLRDLGSYGFWSMAHEMRTDWAMWLGSLFLIVRGGGRWSLDRRITTRRGE, from the coding sequence ATGACATCTGCTGGATTTTTGCGTACCGACGACGCCCGCACCACCCTCCTCATCCGCATTATGGTGGGGGCGGTTTTTCTCTCGGAAGGCGTACAGAAGTTTCTCTATCCCGCGCAGCGGGGTGTGGGACGCTTCGAGGGCATGGGATTTCCCGCACCCGAGTTCTTTGGCCCTTTCGTGGGTGCTGTGGAAATTGCAGCCGGAGCACTTATCCTGGCCGGCCTGCTCACCCGCGGCGGGGCCCTGCTCACCTTCCTGATCATGACGGTGGCCATCGTCGTCACCAAATTGCCCATCGTTTTTGGGACCAGCTTCGGGCCCTTCGTGCTACGGGACCTGGGCAGCTACGGCTTTTGGAGCATGGCCCATGAGATGCGCACCGACTGGGCCATGTGGCTGGGCAGCCTGTTTCTGATCGTCCGGGGAGGAGGGCGCTGGTCGCTTGACCGGAGGATAACGACTCGGAGGGGGGAGTAG
- a CDS encoding TonB-dependent receptor, translated as MYKKYLLTMLVAMLCMSPAFGQTVTVVDGGTENPLPGVNIYTPDRSPAVATDQNGQASLDAFENEQTIIFSFVGYTTLRLSWQEVQDRDMHITMRMNSLSMSQMVVSSSRWAQDTREVPVSIERITPEQVRLQNPQTAADLLGVSNEVFIQKSQMGGGSPMIRGFATNRVLLVVDGVRMNNAIFRGGNLQNVISLDANAIANTEVVFGPGSVTYGSDAVGGVMNFSTLDPHLSLTGEPRIEANALTRISSANWEKTGHIDLNLGFENWGSVTSFTYTDYQDMRMGSEGPEDYVRDEFVRRVQGTDMVLDNPRPDIQRPTGYNQYNLMQKFRLRPNENWDMQLGMHYSTTTDLPRYDRLTERSGDTYPNAEWYYGPQQWLMTNLNSTWFTESPLFDQIKTTLSYQDYEESRNDRDFGDPSLRNREEHVHAWSLNFDFEKQLNEQSTLSYGLEGVWNKVYSDAHVTNIETGAVSPTSSRYPDDSSWESYAAFLNYKNNLSEAVTLTAGARYNQYLVEATFTDRLENFPFDRADINKGALTGSIGSVFRPSETWQINAHISTGFRAPNIDDVGKIFDSEPGSVVVPNPDLEPEYAYNFELGVRKVIEEKLKIDVAAYYTILDNAMARRDFTLNGRDSVMYDGTLSQVQAIQNVASATVHGLQASVEWQVAPTLNLSSNINFQEGEEENADGGKEPVRHVAPTFGSTHLTWEPGPWSVDLYADYNGEIPYGDLAPSEQGKPHLYALNASGNPYSPSWHTFNVKASYRYSEAITFNFGVENITDQRYRPYSSGIAANGRNVIFGIRGHLR; from the coding sequence ATGTACAAGAAGTATCTTCTAACGATGCTAGTGGCCATGCTTTGCATGTCGCCCGCCTTTGGGCAGACGGTGACGGTGGTCGACGGCGGAACAGAGAACCCCCTCCCCGGCGTAAATATCTACACGCCGGACCGCTCCCCCGCGGTTGCCACCGACCAGAACGGGCAGGCATCGCTTGACGCCTTTGAAAACGAGCAAACCATTATTTTCAGCTTTGTAGGCTACACCACCCTGCGTCTTTCCTGGCAGGAGGTGCAGGACCGCGACATGCACATCACCATGCGGATGAATTCCCTCTCCATGAGCCAGATGGTGGTGTCGTCCAGCCGTTGGGCGCAGGACACCCGTGAGGTGCCCGTGAGCATCGAGCGGATTACTCCCGAACAGGTTCGCCTGCAGAATCCCCAGACGGCGGCCGACCTGCTGGGTGTCTCCAACGAGGTCTTCATCCAGAAGAGCCAGATGGGCGGCGGCAGTCCCATGATCCGGGGCTTCGCCACCAACCGGGTGCTCCTGGTGGTGGACGGCGTGCGCATGAACAACGCCATTTTCCGCGGGGGCAATCTGCAAAACGTTATCTCCCTGGACGCCAACGCCATCGCCAACACCGAGGTGGTGTTTGGACCCGGATCGGTGACCTACGGCAGCGACGCCGTTGGCGGGGTGATGAATTTTTCCACCCTTGATCCGCACCTGAGCCTCACGGGCGAGCCCCGTATTGAGGCCAACGCCCTTACGCGTATCTCCTCGGCCAACTGGGAGAAGACGGGTCATATCGACCTTAACCTGGGCTTTGAGAACTGGGGTTCGGTAACCAGCTTTACCTACACCGACTACCAGGACATGCGCATGGGCAGCGAGGGACCCGAAGACTATGTGCGGGACGAGTTCGTGCGACGGGTTCAGGGCACCGACATGGTGCTGGACAACCCGCGGCCGGATATCCAGCGGCCCACCGGGTATAACCAGTACAACCTGATGCAGAAATTTCGCCTGCGGCCAAATGAGAACTGGGACATGCAGCTGGGCATGCACTACTCCACCACCACCGACCTGCCGCGCTACGACCGCCTTACCGAGCGTTCCGGCGACACCTACCCCAATGCCGAGTGGTACTACGGCCCCCAGCAGTGGCTGATGACCAACCTCAACAGCACCTGGTTTACCGAGTCGCCGCTCTTCGACCAGATCAAGACCACCCTGTCTTACCAGGACTACGAGGAGAGCCGCAACGACCGCGACTTCGGCGATCCCAGCCTGCGCAATAGAGAGGAGCACGTGCACGCATGGTCGCTTAACTTCGACTTTGAGAAACAGCTCAACGAGCAGAGTACTCTCTCCTATGGACTGGAGGGCGTCTGGAACAAGGTCTACTCCGATGCGCACGTCACCAACATCGAGACAGGTGCCGTGTCGCCCACCTCCAGCCGTTATCCGGACGACTCCAGCTGGGAGTCCTATGCCGCCTTCCTCAACTACAAGAACAACCTGAGCGAAGCCGTCACGCTTACGGCCGGGGCGAGGTACAATCAGTACCTGGTGGAGGCCACCTTTACCGACCGGTTGGAGAATTTTCCCTTCGATCGGGCAGACATTAACAAGGGGGCGCTCACCGGCAGCATCGGGAGCGTTTTCCGCCCTTCGGAGACCTGGCAGATCAACGCCCATATCTCTACCGGATTCCGGGCGCCCAACATCGACGATGTCGGCAAGATCTTCGACTCCGAGCCGGGCTCGGTGGTTGTGCCCAATCCTGACCTGGAGCCGGAGTACGCCTACAATTTCGAGCTGGGCGTGCGCAAGGTGATCGAGGAGAAGCTGAAGATAGACGTGGCTGCCTACTACACCATCCTGGACAACGCCATGGCGCGGCGCGACTTCACGCTCAACGGGCGTGACAGCGTGATGTACGACGGCACACTCAGCCAGGTGCAGGCCATCCAGAACGTGGCCTCGGCCACTGTACACGGCCTCCAGGCCAGCGTGGAGTGGCAGGTGGCGCCGACGCTGAACCTGAGCTCAAATATTAATTTCCAGGAGGGGGAGGAGGAGAACGCCGACGGCGGGAAGGAGCCTGTGCGCCACGTGGCACCCACGTTCGGCAGCACCCACCTCACATGGGAGCCGGGCCCGTGGAGCGTTGATCTCTATGCCGACTACAACGGGGAGATCCCCTACGGCGACCTGGCGCCTTCGGAGCAGGGCAAGCCGCACCTCTACGCGCTCAATGCAAGCGGCAATCCCTACTCGCCCTCCTGGCATACCTTCAACGTCAAGGCGAGCTACCGCTACTCGGAGGCCATCACCTTCAACTTCGGGGTGGAGAACATTACCGACCAGCGGTACCGGCCCTACTCATCGGGCATCGCCGCCAACGGGCGCAACGTGATCTTTGGCATCAGGGGCCATCTGAGGTGA
- a CDS encoding amino acid permease: protein MAERSGFKRNIGLFMAVMIGIGAMMGPGVFALPSVVAESAGPLGIIAYLAMGVLTLFTALSYSELGAAIPIAGGGYSFTNRTLPRPVAFLTGWFFWIGNTFACSLYAVIFAYTVNAYFLPDLSVALIVLAVAALFTLTNLRGQSEALMVITVMNIVELIVLVGVGVLGAFQVEPANLDPIAPMGLDPLIPTMGLIYISYVGFDLITVAAEEIVEPAKTIPRAILITLFVGIAIYVLLLWVMMGVVHYTELAQTSTPFIFVADHLFGTWGRWAGIIATIMASLSAFSVTLGASSRVLFALGRDGYFPEIFARLHKTYRTPHIALVTCAILVTLLGATGIVRLLASASSFGYLVAIGIVNYAVIAMHRRMPNLRRPFKIVLYPLVPIVGMIACWFFVPTLDPQSLMLGGGLTVVGGVLYLLQPGNRTDLSGAPDLLKRIRIKIKAYWRPHMNVLVIGGGNLGSNIADRLLKQDEFRMVFRSSEYQLTFIEQDGDRCEELERRYNVPIYQGDGTKQEILEQVEPQKMDVAIAATNDEERNSIMAMQARRLGIHHVIAIVRDPSYVSLLEDQGIVCISAPYATAAMVENHLDRPEVAELFEIESGIASLIDMKVPDDGKIVGRPIQEIEIPDQCVVAAVIREGTFVVPRGGTVINAGDHVVFVGPSEAVQSAHKIFSE from the coding sequence ATGGCAGAACGTTCCGGCTTCAAGCGAAACATCGGCCTGTTTATGGCGGTGATGATCGGCATCGGCGCAATGATGGGACCCGGAGTTTTCGCCCTGCCCAGCGTCGTGGCCGAGTCGGCCGGGCCCCTGGGGATTATCGCCTACCTGGCCATGGGAGTGCTTACCCTTTTTACCGCCCTCAGCTACAGCGAACTTGGAGCCGCCATCCCCATCGCAGGCGGAGGATACTCCTTTACCAACCGCACCCTCCCCCGTCCTGTCGCCTTTCTCACCGGCTGGTTTTTCTGGATCGGCAACACCTTTGCCTGCTCGCTTTACGCCGTGATTTTCGCCTACACGGTGAATGCCTATTTTCTGCCTGACCTGAGCGTCGCCCTCATCGTCCTGGCCGTCGCCGCACTTTTTACCCTGACCAACCTGCGGGGGCAGAGCGAGGCCCTGATGGTCATCACCGTCATGAACATTGTGGAGCTTATTGTACTGGTGGGGGTGGGCGTACTGGGTGCCTTCCAGGTTGAACCGGCCAACCTGGACCCGATTGCGCCCATGGGACTTGATCCGTTGATCCCCACCATGGGACTGATCTACATTTCCTACGTGGGTTTCGACCTGATCACCGTGGCAGCAGAGGAGATCGTCGAACCCGCCAAAACCATTCCCCGAGCCATCCTCATTACCCTGTTCGTAGGCATCGCAATCTATGTGCTCCTGCTCTGGGTCATGATGGGCGTGGTGCACTACACCGAACTTGCCCAGACCAGCACACCCTTCATTTTTGTTGCAGACCACCTCTTCGGCACGTGGGGCCGCTGGGCGGGCATCATAGCCACCATCATGGCGAGTCTCTCCGCCTTCAGTGTCACCCTGGGGGCCAGCTCCCGGGTGCTGTTTGCACTGGGGAGAGACGGGTATTTTCCGGAAATATTCGCCCGGCTTCACAAAACCTACCGCACGCCCCATATCGCGCTGGTCACCTGCGCCATACTTGTGACCCTGCTCGGGGCGACCGGAATCGTGCGTCTGCTCGCTTCGGCCAGCAGTTTCGGTTACCTTGTAGCGATCGGCATCGTGAACTACGCGGTCATCGCCATGCACCGGCGCATGCCCAACCTCCGGCGGCCGTTTAAAATTGTCCTCTACCCCCTCGTGCCCATTGTCGGCATGATCGCATGCTGGTTTTTCGTTCCCACGCTTGACCCGCAGAGCCTCATGTTGGGAGGCGGCCTTACGGTGGTGGGCGGCGTGTTATACCTGTTGCAACCAGGCAACAGGACGGATCTGAGCGGCGCGCCAGATCTCCTCAAACGCATACGAATCAAAATCAAAGCATACTGGAGGCCTCATATGAACGTGCTAGTTATCGGCGGAGGAAATCTCGGCAGCAACATCGCCGACCGCCTGCTCAAGCAGGACGAATTCCGAATGGTTTTCCGCTCTTCTGAGTACCAGTTAACCTTTATAGAACAGGACGGGGACCGCTGCGAAGAACTCGAGCGCAGATACAATGTGCCTATTTACCAGGGCGACGGCACCAAGCAGGAGATCCTCGAGCAGGTGGAGCCCCAGAAAATGGACGTTGCCATCGCCGCTACCAACGACGAGGAACGCAACTCCATCATGGCCATGCAGGCACGGCGCCTGGGTATCCACCACGTCATCGCCATCGTAAGAGATCCCTCCTACGTCTCCCTGTTGGAAGACCAGGGCATCGTCTGCATCAGCGCCCCCTACGCCACCGCGGCCATGGTGGAGAACCACCTGGATCGTCCCGAGGTGGCCGAGCTGTTCGAGATCGAAAGCGGGATTGCCAGCCTGATCGACATGAAAGTACCCGATGATGGCAAGATAGTCGGCCGCCCCATCCAGGAAATTGAAATCCCGGATCAATGCGTGGTGGCCGCTGTTATCCGTGAAGGCACCTTTGTCGTGCCCCGTGGAGGGACCGTCATTAACGCAGGGGATCACGTGGTGTTTGTAGGTCCCAGCGAGGCCGTCCAGTCTGCCCACAAAATTTTCTCGGAATAG
- a CDS encoding NAD-binding protein: protein MKFFASQLTQIISTRSTKYNLARLGRFVAALLAMIVAYTIIFHYIMEYEGQSYSWVTGFYWTLTVMSTLGFGDITFTSDLGRAFSVLVLLSGMISLLVLLPFTFIQFFYAPWLEAQSKARAPRELPPDTHDHVIITHYSPIAKALIDKLEQYNYNYVLLASELSKALEYHDEGYRVVFGELDDPKTYERLRVGQASMVVALGTDMVNSNICNTVREMDEHVTVVASADSTDSVDLLKMAGCNHVIRIGEIMGRSLSRRTIGQDSRVHIIGRFDRLLIAEAMAYQTPLVGKTLRESRLREQMGINLVGVWERGNFRKPHPDLRLKNESVLIMAGSPEQLRTYDELMAIYRASENPVIIIGGGRVGRGVADAFEERGLDFRIIDKNPERIRADERYILGAAEDFSVLEKAGIGEAPCVLITTHDDDMNIYLTIYARKLRPNIQIISRSTHVRNITTLHRAGADFVLSYATIGASTIFNILERNDIVIIAEGLNVFTVETPAKLAGKSLVESQIRQKTGCNVLSIRSGDDQIINPEPDLQIPEGSELVLIGTTGDEQAFMDTYRQE from the coding sequence ATGAAGTTTTTCGCATCCCAGCTTACGCAGATCATTTCCACGCGGAGCACAAAATACAACCTGGCGCGCCTTGGACGCTTCGTGGCCGCCCTGCTGGCGATGATCGTGGCCTATACGATCATATTCCATTACATCATGGAGTACGAGGGACAGTCGTACAGCTGGGTGACGGGATTCTACTGGACCCTCACCGTCATGTCGACCCTGGGTTTCGGTGATATTACCTTTACCAGCGACCTCGGAAGAGCCTTCTCGGTACTGGTGCTGCTGTCGGGGATGATCTCCCTGCTGGTTCTTCTGCCTTTTACCTTCATCCAGTTCTTTTACGCCCCCTGGCTGGAAGCGCAGTCCAAGGCCCGGGCGCCGAGGGAGCTTCCGCCCGACACGCACGACCACGTGATCATCACCCATTACAGTCCCATTGCCAAGGCCCTCATCGACAAGCTCGAACAGTACAACTACAATTATGTGCTTCTGGCAAGCGAGCTGTCCAAGGCGCTGGAGTACCACGACGAGGGTTACCGGGTGGTCTTTGGAGAGCTGGACGATCCGAAGACCTACGAGCGGCTGCGGGTCGGGCAGGCGTCGATGGTGGTAGCCCTTGGAACCGATATGGTGAACTCCAACATCTGCAACACCGTACGGGAGATGGATGAACATGTCACCGTCGTGGCCTCGGCCGATTCGACGGATTCCGTCGACTTGCTTAAGATGGCAGGATGCAACCACGTCATCCGTATCGGGGAAATTATGGGACGCTCCCTCTCTCGGCGCACCATCGGACAGGACAGCCGCGTGCATATCATCGGACGGTTCGACCGGCTGCTCATCGCCGAGGCCATGGCCTACCAGACACCCCTGGTCGGAAAAACACTGAGGGAAAGCCGGTTGCGCGAGCAGATGGGGATCAACCTGGTCGGGGTATGGGAACGCGGAAACTTTCGTAAACCGCACCCTGATTTACGCCTGAAAAATGAGAGCGTGCTCATCATGGCCGGCTCGCCCGAGCAGCTCCGCACCTACGACGAGCTGATGGCGATTTACCGTGCCTCCGAAAATCCCGTAATCATCATCGGCGGCGGCCGCGTTGGGCGCGGTGTCGCCGATGCCTTCGAAGAGCGTGGACTGGATTTCCGCATCATCGACAAAAACCCGGAGCGTATACGGGCGGACGAGCGGTACATTCTGGGGGCGGCCGAGGATTTCAGCGTACTAGAAAAGGCGGGCATCGGGGAGGCGCCCTGCGTGCTGATTACCACGCATGACGACGACATGAACATCTACCTGACTATTTACGCACGCAAGCTGCGTCCCAACATTCAGATCATCAGCCGCTCCACACACGTCCGCAACATCACAACCCTACACCGGGCAGGGGCTGATTTCGTGCTCTCCTATGCCACCATCGGAGCCAGTACAATCTTCAACATCCTCGAGCGGAACGACATCGTGATTATCGCCGAGGGACTGAATGTATTTACCGTCGAAACCCCGGCGAAACTGGCGGGCAAAAGCCTGGTCGAATCTCAAATCCGCCAGAAAACGGGCTGCAACGTCCTCTCCATCCGGAGCGGGGACGATCAGATCATCAATCCTGAGCCTGACCTTCAAATCCCCGAGGGGAGCGAACTTGTGCTGATCGGAACGACCGGCGACGAGCAGGCCTTTATGGACACTTACCGCCAGGAATAA
- a CDS encoding PAS domain S-box protein: MGKEYRILFLEIDDEEAERIRLELEKLELSLQIVRSSGSEALSGRLEKVKPDLVIAGGTYADPGEEGFLRQFQGDFSRLPVICIMDRIGTDAAEAMCQGAADCVEKENLTRLAPAVRRELLRRRNQRRAERQRDKAYDIADIGHWELDLVNDRLFWSDMIRKLHEVGPEYEPELESALEFYKEGTNRETVRRAVEQAIENGTPFDVEAKLVTARGNERWVRTVGDTVIRDGKCVRIYGSTQDITERKLVEEKMRDMVEHSTNMFYRHDPDHRLTYVSPQSEEFLGYPPEEAKRRWTEFVTGHPINEKGFAHTQRAIDTGEPQPPFELQLEKADGEVIWVQVNEAPIVENGETVAIVGSLTDITERKEIEVRQRLQQNVSRYFKAAENLNDILDRVLRYLAGYGRFSRAELWLVDTRDSYIQLGSSVSRGDKGEIFLHASRSVNRFEKGEGLPGMVWKSNASRYWENISSRSDFVRRSAAAEAGLESALGVPVRHNDKPLGVLLLAGARERFARDVRKYEALQDVLGAEIRRKQQEEEMQLLFESAPDIIAIVAPDKHFVRVNPAFCEMLGYSEEEITSRPYEEFVHPEDLEKSREEFKETITGERKARNFVNRWRTRSGEYRWISWSSSEVYNREGFVFSFGRDITALREAEQRAAQTLERIGDAFFAVDEEWNVTYWNREAERVLQKPKEEILGKHLWTEYEDAVDLDFYTEYHRAVREQVTVHFEEFYPALEKWFEVSAYPSSTGLSVYFRDVTERKRNEERIKRVNERFEKVTEATNDAIWDYDVEQGELFWGRGFETLFGYDLEQTDPSLEFLLELIHPEDRERITRRIEQYMQSDKGTEWYEEYRFRRVDRSYAYVMDRATFIRDEEGSVIRVVGAMTDLSTQKRQEESLKDLNRELEEHAEKLARSNDEKETLLMEIHHRVKNNLAVVSGMMQLQAFGEEDSALGEKLLDSVSRIQAMASIHDLLYRSKSYSRLNLAENIRKLVSNIVGSFHRDAEIDVLYDLEPVVMNINQAIPCSLMVNEVVTNVIKHAFDGGQEGRMEIALLERGQRISLRIEDSGKGLPDDFDSSAQAESLGMRLIQTLAQQLEAEYHYESLDPGTRFRVVFEKADVRGIGSSHLI; the protein is encoded by the coding sequence ATGGGCAAAGAGTATCGAATACTGTTCCTGGAGATTGACGACGAGGAGGCAGAGCGGATACGCCTCGAGCTGGAAAAGCTGGAGCTGAGCCTGCAGATCGTGCGTTCGTCGGGGTCCGAAGCGCTGTCCGGGCGTCTGGAAAAGGTCAAACCCGACCTGGTCATCGCCGGCGGCACCTACGCGGATCCGGGGGAGGAGGGATTCCTGCGTCAGTTTCAGGGTGATTTCTCACGCCTGCCCGTTATCTGCATCATGGATCGCATTGGCACGGATGCGGCCGAAGCCATGTGTCAGGGTGCCGCCGATTGCGTGGAGAAGGAGAACCTCACAAGGCTGGCCCCGGCCGTTCGGCGGGAACTGCTGCGGCGCAGGAACCAAAGGCGGGCAGAGCGCCAGCGTGACAAGGCCTACGATATTGCGGATATCGGGCATTGGGAACTCGACCTGGTGAACGACCGGCTCTTCTGGTCCGATATGATACGGAAGCTGCACGAAGTGGGTCCCGAATACGAGCCGGAGCTGGAATCCGCCCTGGAGTTCTACAAGGAGGGGACGAACCGTGAAACGGTGCGACGGGCGGTGGAACAGGCGATTGAAAACGGGACGCCTTTCGACGTCGAAGCCAAGCTTGTGACGGCCCGGGGTAACGAGCGCTGGGTACGGACGGTGGGAGATACGGTTATCCGGGACGGGAAGTGTGTACGCATTTACGGCAGCACGCAGGACATCACGGAGCGAAAGCTGGTGGAGGAGAAGATGCGTGACATGGTGGAGCACAGTACCAACATGTTCTACCGTCACGACCCCGATCACCGTCTCACCTACGTCAGTCCCCAGTCTGAGGAGTTCCTGGGCTACCCGCCGGAGGAGGCAAAGCGGCGGTGGACGGAATTCGTTACCGGACATCCCATTAACGAGAAGGGATTTGCGCATACCCAGCGCGCCATCGATACGGGCGAACCGCAGCCGCCCTTTGAGCTGCAGCTCGAGAAGGCAGACGGAGAGGTGATCTGGGTGCAGGTTAACGAAGCCCCCATCGTTGAGAACGGCGAGACCGTCGCTATCGTAGGATCCCTCACCGACATCACCGAACGCAAGGAGATCGAGGTGCGGCAGCGCCTGCAGCAGAATGTGTCGCGGTATTTCAAAGCCGCGGAAAATCTCAATGACATCCTGGATCGGGTGCTTCGCTACCTGGCCGGCTACGGCCGTTTCAGCAGGGCCGAGCTCTGGCTGGTGGATACGCGTGATTCCTACATCCAGCTTGGTTCGTCGGTCAGCAGGGGAGATAAGGGAGAAATATTTTTACATGCGAGTCGCTCGGTAAACCGTTTCGAAAAGGGGGAGGGGCTTCCCGGCATGGTCTGGAAGTCGAACGCGTCCCGGTATTGGGAGAACATCTCCAGCCGCTCTGATTTCGTGAGAAGAAGTGCAGCAGCTGAAGCCGGACTTGAGTCTGCTCTGGGCGTGCCGGTCCGCCACAACGACAAGCCCCTGGGCGTACTTCTTCTGGCCGGCGCCCGGGAGCGGTTCGCCAGGGATGTCCGCAAATACGAGGCGCTGCAGGATGTCCTCGGAGCGGAAATCAGGCGCAAGCAGCAGGAGGAGGAGATGCAGTTGTTGTTTGAGAGCGCTCCCGACATCATCGCTATTGTTGCGCCCGACAAGCACTTTGTTCGCGTCAATCCCGCCTTTTGCGAAATGCTGGGTTATTCCGAGGAGGAGATCACCTCCCGGCCCTACGAAGAATTCGTGCATCCGGAAGACCTGGAGAAAAGCCGGGAGGAATTTAAGGAGACCATTACCGGCGAGCGGAAAGCCCGGAACTTTGTAAACCGGTGGAGGACGCGTAGCGGCGAATACCGCTGGATTTCATGGAGTTCGTCTGAAGTGTACAACAGGGAGGGATTCGTATTCTCCTTCGGCAGAGATATAACCGCACTTCGGGAGGCGGAGCAGCGGGCCGCACAAACGCTGGAGCGTATAGGGGATGCCTTTTTCGCCGTGGACGAGGAGTGGAATGTCACCTACTGGAACAGGGAGGCGGAAAGGGTGTTGCAGAAGCCGAAGGAGGAGATCCTCGGCAAGCACCTGTGGACGGAATATGAAGACGCCGTGGATCTGGATTTCTATACCGAGTATCACCGGGCGGTGCGGGAGCAGGTGACTGTTCACTTTGAAGAATTCTATCCTGCGCTGGAGAAGTGGTTCGAGGTCAGCGCCTATCCTTCAAGTACGGGACTGTCGGTCTATTTCCGGGATGTCACCGAGCGAAAGAGAAACGAGGAGAGGATCAAAAGGGTCAACGAGCGTTTTGAGAAAGTGACCGAGGCGACCAACGACGCCATATGGGACTATGACGTGGAGCAGGGCGAGCTTTTCTGGGGACGGGGATTTGAGACGCTTTTTGGCTACGACCTGGAGCAAACGGATCCCAGCCTGGAATTTTTGCTGGAGCTGATTCACCCGGAAGACCGCGAGCGGATCACCCGCAGAATTGAACAATACATGCAGTCGGACAAGGGCACCGAGTGGTATGAGGAGTACCGTTTCCGGAGGGTGGACCGAAGTTATGCCTACGTGATGGACCGCGCTACGTTCATCCGGGATGAGGAGGGAAGCGTGATCCGTGTGGTGGGCGCGATGACGGACCTCTCAACCCAGAAGCGCCAGGAGGAATCCCTGAAAGATCTCAACAGGGAGCTGGAGGAACATGCGGAGAAACTGGCACGCTCCAACGACGAAAAGGAAACGCTCCTGATGGAGATTCACCACCGGGTGAAAAACAACCTGGCGGTCGTTTCCGGGATGATGCAGCTTCAGGCCTTCGGCGAGGAAGACAGCGCCCTGGGCGAAAAATTGCTCGACAGCGTATCCCGCATACAGGCCATGGCCTCGATTCACGATCTATTGTACCGTTCCAAGAGCTATTCCCGGCTGAACCTGGCGGAAAATATTCGCAAGCTTGTGTCAAATATCGTGGGATCCTTTCACCGGGATGCGGAAATTGACGTGCTGTACGACCTGGAACCGGTTGTGATGAATATCAATCAGGCCATACCCTGCTCCCTGATGGTGAACGAAGTGGTGACCAATGTCATCAAACATGCCTTTGATGGGGGGCAAGAGGGAAGAATGGAGATCGCGCTGCTTGAAAGGGGGCAAAGGATATCGTTGCGCATAGAGGACAGCGGCAAGGGACTGCCCGATGATTTCGACAGCAGTGCGCAGGCCGAGTCCCTCGGTATGCGGCTGATCCAAACCCTGGCCCAGCAGCTTGAAGCGGAATACCACTACGAATCTTTGGATCCGGGGACGCGCTTCAGGGTGGTCTTTGAAAAAGCTGACGTGCGCGGAATAGGCAGTTCGCATCTTATTTGA